The following proteins come from a genomic window of Montipora capricornis isolate CH-2021 chromosome 9, ASM3666992v2, whole genome shotgun sequence:
- the LOC138017480 gene encoding uncharacterized protein yields the protein MTIQRGILQGDSLCVNLFTLCINPIAWYLRATEGCTFSHDKTSKITHTLFVDDLKSYHKNAVKAATIASNLERMFEDIGLHWGKSKCAAVHVKRGKIVPNEGLPLHSGNQIPVWGEGDYYKFLGTYENTTQLEKEVQRDASKEYIRRLSVIWSSPLSFTRKVKATNSFATSVLLYHMWTADWPIEHLRELDRSTRQIMNDNKAKHKHESNSLLYLPVDKGGKGMQELETLYKTTKIKTAHYLTVSADPHVQLVSTFQNVKEKKSIRSIVKDARTFAGQLDLNIEYNRLESKTTIKTSTSTIEVNQPQPKHLKTILRKKVEKKLEEEVKQQRWIGQYTVQQWQDEHLHHESYNIAKLWPNIPNIVYSVHTSIVQQLITTKVYSAKKVQSGGEDLLCSFCRVKKETVPHIMCSCSAIAQTLYTARHDRMLRPVYYAILKTLGITNNEEGETIPWYRELRKCCVETKEVKVLWNIPLHLDVVPKDDANKPDIAICNKKERQWLIFEGTVCNIGQNQERDKLKTEKYADLRASLKRLYPGYNVIQVNLVFDFLSGYHKELIYKLNNVGLSDSMNVIRKCQKWVIAQNFHSRK from the coding sequence ATGACAATTCAACGCGGTATCCTACAAGGAGATTCCCTCTGCGTGAACCTATTTACCTTATGTATCAACCCCATAGCCTGGTATTTAAGAGCAACGGAGGGGTGCACCTTTAGCCACGACAAAACAAGCAAGATCACGCACACTTTGTTTGTGGATGACCTAAAATCATATCACAAAAACGCTGTGAAAGCAGCTACAATAGCAAGTAACCTGGAAAGAATGTTTGAAGATATCGGCCTTCATTGGGGTAAAAGTAAATGCGCTGCTGTACATGTGAAAAGAGGGAAGATCGTCCCAAACGAAGGACTACCCCTGCATAGTGGAAACCAGATCCCTGTGTGGGGGGAAGGTGATTACTACAAATTCCTAGGTACATATGAGAACACTACACAGCTAGAGAAAGAGGTACAACGTGATGCAAGTAAGGAATACATCAGAAGATTATCCGTTATATGGTCGTCACCACTATCATTCACAAGAAAAGTAAAGGCAACGAACTCATTTGCAACGTCAGTATTACTGTACCACATGTGGACAGCGGATTGGCCAATTGAGCACTTAAGAGAACTTGATCGGAGCACCCGTCAAATAATGAATGATAATAAGGCCAAGCATAAGCATGAATCTAATTCCTTGCTGTATTTACCTGTAGACAAGGGAGGGAAAGGTATGCAAGAATTAGAGACCTTATACAAAACAACGAAGATAAAGACTGCTCACTACCTTACGGTCAGCGCTGACCCACACGTCCAACTAGTGTCGACTTTCCAAAATGTCAAAGAAAAGAAGTCAATACGGTCGATCGTCAAAGATGCAAGAACATTTGCAGGTCAGCTGGACTTGAATATAGAATACAATAGATTAGAAAGCAAAACTACCATCAAAACAAGTACTTCAACCATTGAAGTAAACCAACCCCAACCTAAACATCTCAAGACaatactgagaaaaaaagtagaaaagaaATTAGAAGAGGAAGTAAAACAGCAACGATGGATAGGCCAGTATACAGTGCAACAATGGCAAGATGAGCATTTACATCATGAATCCTATAACATTGCAAAGCTTTGGCCAAACATCCCAAACATAGTCTACAGTGTACACACGAGTATCGTCCAACAGTTAATTACAACTAAAGTCTATAGTGCAAAGAAAGTTCAAAGTGGAGGAGAAGATTTGTTATGCAGTTTCTGCCGCGTCAAGAAAGAAACCGTACCACACATAATGTGCAGCTGTTCTGCAATCGCGCAAACGCTGTACACCGCGCGTCATGATCGCATGCTCCGTCCAGTGTACTATGCGATCTTAAAGACACTTGGAATTACCAATAACGAAGAAGGCGAAACGATACCTTGGTATAGAGAACTACGCAAATGCTGTGTCGAAACTAAAGAAGTAAAGGTACTATGGAACATTCCCCTACACTTAGACGTCGTTCCTAAGGACGATGCAAACAAACCTGACATCGCTATATGCAACAAGAAAGAACGCCAGTGGCTCATATTTGAAGGAACTGTATGTAACATCGGACAGAATCAAGAACGagacaaattgaaaacagagaaatatgctGATCTAAGGGCAAGCTTAAAGAGATTGTATCCCGGTTATAATGTTATTCAAGTTAATTTAGTGTTTGATTTTCTGTCCGGGTACCATAAAGAACTGATTTACAAGTTAAACAATGTAGGACTCTCTGATAGTATGAACGTGatcagaaaatgtcaaaaatgggtaaTCGCACAAAACTTTCATAGCCGTAAATGA
- the LOC138017477 gene encoding fibroblast growth factor receptor 3-like yields MWIFFQIDPDRSLLEQCNDLPYDPDWEFPEERLILGNVLDAGAFDQVIQAEAIGILALNPRDKSAESFKRRSKIQRSSRAKALKKEEGSEGWKSLKIPVAVKTLKEGATKEEYKDLASELKILIHLGQHKNIVNLLGACTRGKRLMVIMEFAPRGSLLSFLRGKRETYDASWSKTMNDPEKEFTLVDLVMIGFQVARGMSFLASKKCVHRDLAARNILVGDDYVMKIADFGLARDIYKDDLYIKKTQGLLPVKWMAPESLFDRMYTEKTDV; encoded by the exons ATGTGGATCTTCTTTCAGATCGATCCAGATCGCAGTCTGCTGGAGCAGTGCAATGACTTGCCGTATGATCCAGACTGGGAGTTTCCTGAAGAACGACTCATTCTTGGGAATGTACTTGATGCAGGAGCATTTGACCAGGTTATTCAAGCAGAGGCCATAGGCATCTTAGCCCTCAATCCACGTGACAAGAGTGCAGAATCCTTCAAACGCCGTTCGAAGATTCAGCGCTCGTCCAGAGCAAAGGCTTTGAAGAAAGAGGAAGGCAGTGAGGGCTGGAAAAGTTTGAAAATCCCTGTAGCTGTGAAAACATTGAAAG AGGGGGCCACAAAAGAAGAGTACAAAGATTTGGCTTCGGAACTGAAGATACTGATTCATCTTGGACAACACAAGAACATCGTCAACCTTCTGGGAGCCTGCACTCGTGGCAAGCGCCTCATGGTTATTATGGAGTTCGCACCTCGCGGCAGCCTGTTGTCTTTTCTACGAGGGAAAAGAGAGACTTATGATGCATCGTGGTCCAAGACCATGAACGACCCAGAAAAGGAATTCACGTTAGTTGATCTGGTAATGATTGGTTTCCAGGTGGCCAGAGGAATGTCATTTTTGGCTTCAAAGAAG TGTGTACATCGTGATTTAGCTGCTAGGAACATCTTGGTTGGTGATGACTATGTCATGAAAATAGCTGACTTTGGTCTGGCAAGAGACATTTACAAGGATGACTTGTATATCAAAAAGACTCAAGGCTTACTTCCAGTGAAGTGGATGGCACCCGAGTCATTGTTCGACAGAATGTACACAGAGAAAACTGATGTGTGA